In one window of Candidatus Scalindua sp. DNA:
- the trxA gene encoding thioredoxin codes for MAGIVAAINSDFDQIVLESEMPVLVDFYADWCGPCKRQTPILIELSEIYDGKVKIVKVDIDVEENQALATKYGVMSVPTLIIFKNGEIKDTVVGVVSKSVLEKKIETVL; via the coding sequence ATGGCTGGTATAGTGGCGGCAATAAATAGCGATTTTGACCAGATTGTTTTAGAGTCTGAGATGCCTGTATTAGTTGATTTTTATGCAGATTGGTGCGGCCCCTGCAAGAGACAGACACCGATTTTAATAGAACTGTCAGAAATATATGACGGGAAAGTTAAAATTGTGAAGGTGGACATTGATGTTGAGGAGAATCAGGCACTTGCAACGAAATATGGGGTGATGTCTGTACCAACACTTATCATTTTTAAAAATGGAGAAATCAAGGATACAGTGGTAGGCGTGGTGAGTAAAAGTGTACTTGAAAAAAAAATTGAGACAGTCCTGTAA